The region CAGAGGGCGAGATCGTGCACGTGTTCGAGGATATCGGCCGCCACAATGGCCTCGACAAGCTGATCGGCCACCTGGCCCTGCAAGGCGCCGACCTGCGGCGCGGCTTCGTGTTTCTGTCCAGCCGCGGCAGCTACGAGCTGGCGCGCAAGGCGGCGCGCATGCGGATTCCCTTGCTGGCGACCATCTCCGCGCCCAGCTCGCTGGCCATCCGCATCGCCACCGAGGCGGGCATGAAACTGGTGGGTTTCTGCCGCCAGGATGCATTTGTTGATTACACGCCACACATCACCTTGTAGCCATCCGCTTGCCGCCAGAGGGGTTTGACTTGCGTCATGGAAATGACATTCCACTGTCATTTTCCTGACATATTAGGCAAGTACGCTGGAGTCGTCTTGTTCACCAGGGATGACACCATGCAAAACATAATCGCTACAAACGACACCAAGTCGCGGCCGGTACAACTGGTACTCAGCCAGGCAAGCACGGCCGAAGAGCTGCGCGAAGTACAGCGCCTGCGCTACAAGGTCTTTATCGAAACCATGGGCCTGACGTCGCTGGCCAATGCCGATGGCCTCGACAGCGACGAGTTCGACGCCCATTGCGATCACCTGATCGTGCGCGACGCCGATACCCTCAAAGTGGTCGGTACCTACCGCGTGCTGAGCGCCTCCAAGGCCGCCAAGCTGGGGCGCTTGTACTCCGAAAATGAATTCGACCTGAGCCGCCTGAACCACCTGCGCGGCCGCATGGTCGAAGCGGGGCGCGCCTGCATCCATCCGAAGTACCGTGGCGGCAGCGTGATCATGCTGTTGTGGTCGGGCCTGGCGGAGTACATGCGCCGCGAGCGCTGCGACTACCTGGTCGGTTGCGCCAGCATCAGCCTGGCCGACGGTGGCCACAATGCGGTGGCGGTTTACCAGGCGCTGGCGGAAAAGCATCTGGCGCCGTCCGAGTACCGCGTCACGCCGCACCTGCCGTTCCCTATCCACAAGGTGGAAGCGGCCCAGAAGCCGCAAGTGCCGCCATTGATCAAGGGTTACCTGCGTTCAGGCGCGTGGATTTGCGGCGAACCGGCCTGGGATCCTGATTTCGAGAGTGCCGACATGTTCATGATGATGCCGCTGGCGAATCTGGACGAGCGCTATGCGCGTCATTACGGGGTGACGCCGGTCTGATGGAATAGCAGGGTAGGGCGAGATGGAACCTGGTGGCAGAAACAGACAGCATGGTTTGGGCTGTGCTTCCTTGATGTTGCCAGGGTTTGCTCTGTCAGGAGCGCACTGCAGGTAGTGGCCGAGTGGGCGGCGCCAGGAGCGCGGGCCGGGCCAGGCAAGGGCAAGAAGATCAGTGGGTCGCGGTCGACGTCAATTCTTTCAGGTCGCGGATCGAGATCTCCGACTTTTCATGCATGCGCAACAAAATCGTCGCGCCCACGGCCAACTTGCCGTGGCGTATCTTGCTGATGATGGGCGGCTGCACTTCCAGCACGCGGCACAATTCCGCATCATTTTTCAAATTGAGCTTTTCAATCAGGGTGTCGAGCAGCTTGTTGGGAACAAAGCTCGATGGTTCCAGCGCACGCGCCCGGTTCATCGCTTCGATCATTTCCAGTTTCTTTTGCCGAACGTTCATATACTCCTCCTTCAGGCCAGGGTAGGGACGGAACCGCTGCCGGTTCCGCTGTGGGTGTTATCGCAGCACCGCCTTCGATGGTCATATTGTCAATCAACATTGGCACCAAGGCAATTTTATGGATAATACTACGATAACAAAATTTGTGATAGATGGTCAGTAAAATTAACTAAGTGTTTCGCGCATTTTTGCGGCGCCTGTTGTATTTTGCAAGCCGTCGCGGGTCAGTATCATGGTCCGGTCGGCCATTTCGGCGGCCGCCA is a window of Janthinobacterium sp. J1-1 DNA encoding:
- a CDS encoding GNAT family N-acyltransferase — translated: MQNIIATNDTKSRPVQLVLSQASTAEELREVQRLRYKVFIETMGLTSLANADGLDSDEFDAHCDHLIVRDADTLKVVGTYRVLSASKAAKLGRLYSENEFDLSRLNHLRGRMVEAGRACIHPKYRGGSVIMLLWSGLAEYMRRERCDYLVGCASISLADGGHNAVAVYQALAEKHLAPSEYRVTPHLPFPIHKVEAAQKPQVPPLIKGYLRSGAWICGEPAWDPDFESADMFMMMPLANLDERYARHYGVTPV